In Sphingobacterium sp. PCS056, the following proteins share a genomic window:
- a CDS encoding hybrid sensor histidine kinase/response regulator yields MSTVKKKKTFLLRKILIAALIASFAYLMTIFIYQYFEQQKVKERLNAAYAALNERSSGLYGLFSVYNEADNLFRLYTVNFDKKNYDAYKNKLDSVKLFVDSLSKLTLHDHNLEVSAADVAHKKRLSTEFASLKHTVDQLIFFTSDSLSTLSSETKTSYREPKFEKLDSIVNRIMSDSSFNTLKRDTTIRKKEKLFNRIFKAKNDTLVASTITQDFSTIQRDVISRNIEYLIQQNRKVYRENLSALQEKFTALQDKEKELIQANRDLLDNLRTGIDKIRDQETVQLRQAQAKDLTLYQVNTVNFRNQLIASFIIILLLIIITFFYQSNAVSYERKLQEERDYADKVAAEKTTILASVSHEVRSPINSLLGIIDILRKNNDNKLILPEYLDSASHEIEVINTTVNDILNLSKLEAGALEVQYEYFAAYQLLLDIIKVHEHQASVKTIRLVAKIDIDPTLLIYSSAFRVKQIVSNLLSNAIKYTPKGEVYVAASMKIKNGESFLSVEVKDSGVGISEKEQALVFRQYYMAGAKNQSSSFGLGLYISKLFAEQLAGTIDLVSVLGKGSTFTLSVPIKQTKKIEQVPQTYVLEDLPDIDIVIIEDNRINILYLKHYFKNFPKIHIFEKGEAALAYMEEQPVEIVITDLHMNDMDGWEILNRVRNNPAWQHIRVFVFTADSMYMEVEQQKHQIYFDAKLKKPMDAHDLVSCIKDVK; encoded by the coding sequence TTGTCCACAGTAAAAAAGAAAAAGACATTCCTGCTCAGGAAAATATTAATAGCAGCACTTATTGCTTCTTTTGCTTACCTCATGACGATATTTATATATCAGTACTTTGAGCAGCAAAAAGTAAAAGAACGGCTTAATGCCGCCTATGCAGCTTTGAATGAGCGATCATCTGGATTATACGGCTTGTTTTCTGTGTATAATGAAGCGGACAACCTTTTTCGATTATATACCGTCAATTTTGATAAAAAAAACTACGATGCTTATAAAAATAAGTTGGACTCGGTCAAATTATTTGTTGATTCATTATCCAAATTAACACTACATGACCACAATTTGGAAGTCAGCGCTGCGGATGTTGCTCATAAAAAGAGATTATCGACAGAATTTGCTTCTCTCAAGCATACGGTCGATCAGCTGATCTTTTTTACCAGTGATTCTTTGTCAACATTATCTTCGGAAACTAAAACATCTTATCGGGAGCCTAAGTTTGAGAAACTGGATTCTATTGTCAATCGGATCATGAGTGATAGCTCTTTCAATACACTCAAACGCGATACGACAATCCGAAAAAAGGAAAAACTATTTAACCGGATTTTTAAAGCTAAAAATGATACACTAGTTGCCAGTACCATCACACAGGATTTTAGCACGATCCAAAGAGATGTGATTTCGCGTAACATCGAATATTTGATCCAACAAAATAGAAAGGTGTACCGCGAGAATTTAAGCGCACTTCAAGAGAAATTTACGGCACTGCAAGATAAAGAAAAGGAACTTATTCAAGCTAATCGTGACTTGTTGGACAATCTGCGAACAGGCATTGATAAAATCAGGGATCAGGAGACGGTACAGCTTCGTCAAGCGCAGGCAAAGGATCTGACGCTCTATCAAGTAAACACGGTTAATTTCAGAAATCAACTGATTGCATCGTTTATTATTATCCTCTTGTTAATTATCATCACCTTTTTCTATCAGTCCAACGCTGTTTCATATGAACGGAAACTACAAGAGGAGCGGGATTATGCCGATAAGGTAGCTGCTGAAAAAACGACCATTTTGGCCAGCGTAAGCCATGAGGTTCGCTCACCGATCAATTCATTGCTCGGTATCATTGATATTTTGAGAAAGAATAATGACAATAAATTGATTCTTCCGGAATATTTGGATTCGGCATCGCATGAAATTGAGGTGATCAATACGACGGTCAATGATATTTTGAATTTGAGTAAATTGGAGGCTGGCGCACTGGAGGTTCAATACGAGTATTTTGCAGCGTATCAATTGCTCTTGGATATCATTAAGGTTCATGAGCATCAGGCTTCAGTAAAAACTATCAGACTCGTGGCTAAAATTGATATTGATCCCACCTTACTCATTTATAGCAGTGCTTTTAGAGTCAAACAAATTGTCTCAAACTTATTGAGCAACGCCATTAAGTACACCCCAAAAGGAGAGGTGTATGTCGCTGCATCCATGAAAATCAAAAATGGTGAATCATTTCTTTCTGTTGAAGTGAAGGATAGTGGTGTCGGTATTTCGGAAAAAGAGCAGGCTCTGGTCTTTAGACAGTATTATATGGCTGGTGCTAAAAATCAGTCGAGTAGCTTTGGTCTTGGTCTGTATATCTCCAAATTATTTGCCGAGCAACTAGCAGGAACCATAGATCTGGTCAGTGTACTGGGAAAAGGATCGACCTTTACACTATCAGTTCCTATCAAGCAGACGAAGAAGATCGAGCAGGTGCCACAAACGTATGTGCTGGAAGATCTTCCTGATATAGATATAGTAATCATTGAAGATAATCGGATCAATATTCTTTATCTGAAACATTATTTTAAGAATTTTCCTAAAATACATATTTTTGAAAAAGGGGAGGCCGCACTAGCCTATATGGAAGAGCAGCCTGTAGAAATTGTGATTACCGATCTGCATATGAACGATATGGACGGCTGGGAAATTCTAAATCGGGTTCGCAATAATCCAGCATGGCAGCATATCCGAGTTTTTGTCTTTACAGCCGATAGTATGTATATGGAGGTAGAACAGCAAAAGCATCAAATTTACTTTGATGCTAAGCTGAAAAAACCGATGGATGCCCATGATCTTGTTTCTTGTATTAAGGATGTAAAGTGA
- a CDS encoding anti-sigma factor domain-containing protein encodes MDTKEYISSGIIEAYVMGLASEEEVSILMCIRQHNTEVEQAILEAEMTLENLATRQAMSPPPELKAAIWNTLSQQETTSSSPLEPQQQDLASIKPMASPSSAAERPVRTLAARNWAIAASILLVASIGANIFYHNQSVNDQDMLVQALVENQSTEQKLQHIQEKWKLLQDPVIKTVTLAGVEQHPQLKAHVFWNTKTTDVYLSLENLPAAPKGKQYQLWAIVDGKPVDAGVFPLDKTDQVTIMHQIPAAQAFAITLETIGGNPTPDLTQLYVMGNT; translated from the coding sequence GTGGATACTAAAGAATACATATCGTCAGGAATTATAGAAGCGTATGTGATGGGTCTCGCCAGTGAAGAAGAGGTGAGTATCTTGATGTGCATACGTCAACATAATACTGAAGTAGAGCAAGCGATTTTGGAGGCAGAAATGACCTTAGAAAATCTTGCTACTCGTCAAGCTATGTCCCCTCCTCCCGAATTGAAAGCTGCGATCTGGAATACACTATCGCAACAGGAGACGACCTCTTCGAGTCCATTGGAACCACAACAACAAGATCTTGCGTCCATCAAACCGATGGCGTCACCATCATCTGCAGCAGAAAGACCAGTACGCACATTGGCCGCACGCAATTGGGCCATTGCAGCTTCGATATTACTGGTGGCCAGTATCGGTGCCAATATCTTTTACCACAATCAAAGTGTCAATGATCAAGATATGCTAGTACAGGCATTAGTAGAAAACCAGTCCACTGAGCAAAAGCTTCAACATATCCAAGAGAAATGGAAATTGTTGCAAGACCCCGTGATCAAGACCGTGACTCTGGCCGGTGTGGAGCAGCACCCGCAGCTCAAAGCCCATGTTTTTTGGAATACAAAAACAACAGATGTATACTTGAGCTTAGAAAATCTACCTGCTGCACCAAAAGGCAAGCAGTATCAGCTATGGGCAATCGTCGATGGCAAACCTGTCGATGCAGGTGTATTTCCATTGGACAAAACCGACCAGGTGACTATAATGCACCAGATCCCAGCAGCACAGGCCTTCGCCATAACACTTGAAACCATAGGCGGTAACCCCACTCCAGACCTCACACAGTTATATGTAATGGGCAACACCTAA
- a CDS encoding RNA polymerase sigma factor, whose amino-acid sequence MSPIHHLEEDTLISLLQKKDQRAFNYLYDHYAGALYGIVIRIVSFKEYADEVIQDVFVKIWKYIDSFDAARGKLYTWIINIARNSAIDYVKSKSVQNEQKNQSLPDIVDVKERHNFSISTHVDHIGFKNVLNELRAEWRELIEMAYYEGYTQQEIAEKLNIPLGTIKTRTRGALLELKKILKEYE is encoded by the coding sequence TTGAGCCCGATACACCATTTAGAAGAAGACACCCTCATTTCCTTACTGCAAAAGAAGGATCAACGTGCATTTAATTATCTATACGATCATTATGCAGGGGCGCTCTATGGAATCGTGATCCGGATCGTGTCGTTCAAAGAATATGCGGATGAAGTAATTCAGGATGTATTTGTCAAAATATGGAAATATATCGATTCATTTGATGCGGCACGTGGCAAGCTTTATACTTGGATCATCAATATAGCCCGCAACTCGGCTATCGATTATGTCAAATCTAAGAGTGTTCAAAACGAACAAAAAAACCAATCTCTTCCAGATATCGTAGATGTTAAAGAAAGACATAACTTTAGCATCTCAACACACGTTGATCATATTGGTTTTAAAAATGTATTGAATGAATTACGAGCAGAGTGGAGAGAGCTTATTGAGATGGCGTATTACGAAGGGTACACGCAGCAGGAGATTGCCGAGAAATTGAATATTCCTTTAGGGACGATCAAAACCCGTACTCGGGGCGCACTTTTAGAATTAAAAAAAATACTTAAAGAATACGAATAA
- a CDS encoding fasciclin domain-containing protein, which yields MKTKLNFMALSLLVVGVLCSGNVLAQHADKMKTVMVGGAPMYPTKNIVENAVNSKDHTTLVAAVKAAGLVETLSSKGPFTVLAPTNEAFNLLPKGTVDNLLKPENKKILTQILTYHVLAGNFNAATILKTVKEKGGKAQMVTVEGGMLTFWMKGKDLYIRDAKGKDAKVTIADVQQSNGVIHVIDHVLMP from the coding sequence ATGAAAACAAAATTAAATTTTATGGCACTCAGTCTGTTAGTCGTGGGTGTTTTATGCAGCGGAAATGTACTGGCACAACATGCCGACAAAATGAAAACAGTAATGGTAGGCGGAGCACCTATGTATCCAACTAAAAATATTGTGGAGAATGCGGTCAACTCAAAAGATCATACCACATTGGTCGCTGCTGTCAAAGCTGCCGGACTTGTCGAAACATTATCGTCAAAAGGTCCTTTTACGGTGTTGGCACCTACCAATGAAGCATTCAATTTATTGCCAAAAGGTACGGTGGATAATCTATTGAAGCCAGAAAATAAAAAGATATTGACACAGATCTTGACCTATCATGTATTGGCTGGAAATTTTAATGCTGCTACCATTTTAAAAACAGTAAAAGAAAAAGGTGGTAAAGCTCAGATGGTAACGGTAGAAGGTGGAATGTTAACGTTTTGGATGAAAGGGAAAGATCTGTATATCCGCGATGCAAAAGGAAAGGATGCTAAAGTCACCATAGCTGATGTACAGCAGTCAAATGGTGTAATCCATGTGATCGATCATGTTTTGATGCCTTAA
- a CDS encoding MarR family winged helix-turn-helix transcriptional regulator gives MNYNLLKETIDLIEQFEYECKKGNTYSEDSKGLRKYIVDHFEAELLAEPDWEGKADGRNAESVISTLIVHMNRYAKTYSKSAIHDSAFSTQEEFIYLINLKVFGAMIKMELIKRNIHDKPLGMQIINRLIHQGWVEQKNSEKDKRSKVISITAEGLRVLEDQMHKIRQASQIVTGDLTHKEKMELIRLLQKLAHFHQSIYNQNIDVADLLNSVSENYPYSDN, from the coding sequence ATGAATTATAACTTATTAAAAGAAACGATTGACCTGATCGAGCAATTCGAATACGAATGTAAAAAAGGAAATACATATAGCGAAGACAGCAAAGGCCTTCGGAAATACATCGTCGATCACTTTGAAGCAGAACTACTAGCAGAACCCGATTGGGAAGGGAAAGCGGATGGACGCAATGCTGAGAGTGTGATCAGTACGCTAATTGTGCATATGAATCGATATGCCAAGACGTATTCCAAATCGGCTATTCATGATTCGGCGTTTTCTACACAAGAAGAGTTTATTTATTTGATCAATCTCAAGGTTTTTGGAGCCATGATCAAAATGGAACTCATCAAACGTAACATTCATGATAAACCTCTTGGTATGCAAATTATCAATCGGCTTATTCATCAAGGATGGGTAGAACAAAAAAATTCGGAGAAAGATAAAAGGAGTAAAGTCATATCCATAACAGCTGAGGGGTTACGAGTGCTGGAAGATCAAATGCATAAAATTCGTCAAGCAAGCCAAATTGTTACAGGGGATCTGACGCATAAGGAAAAGATGGAATTGATTCGGTTGTTGCAGAAATTAGCACATTTTCATCAATCCATCTATAATCAAAATATTGATGTTGCTGATTTACTGAATTCAGTATCAGAAAATTATCCTTATAGTGATAATTAA
- a CDS encoding phytoene desaturase family protein produces MKIAIIGSGFSGLSAACYAAKAGHEVHVYEKNSIPGGRARQFKTDNGYTFDMGPSWYWMPDIIADFFHDFGYQPEDFYKLVALDPQFEMIFSDGNFEVPKNYDELRVIFEDIEAGSGQKLDEFMEAARYKYEVGMKEFVYKPCHSWWEFFSPKIAKSAFKLDLLSDFRSYVKKYFTHPKLIALMEFPVIFLGASPKNIPALYSLMNYGGYALGTWYPMGGFYEVIKAMHTVAENQGVKFYFNHHVERIDTQHDQVSTLLINGVSMAFDAVIASSDYHHTETLLDEKYRNYTAKYWEDRTFAPSSLIYYLGFSEPIPNLKHHTLFFEHDLDIHIDAIYKEKKWPDNPLFYSCCPSKTDPDVAPVGHENIFLLMPLAIGIEDDEAVRERYLDQMLARLAKHVGVEDLKSKIDYKRSYCVSDFIADYHAYKGNAYGLANTLGQTAVWKPAIKNKKLANLYYTGQLTVPGPGVPPAIISGKIVANEVHKLNLKHHEETV; encoded by the coding sequence ATGAAGATAGCGATTATAGGTTCAGGTTTCTCAGGTCTTTCTGCAGCATGCTATGCGGCTAAAGCTGGTCACGAGGTACATGTTTATGAAAAAAATAGTATCCCGGGTGGACGAGCTAGGCAATTTAAAACAGACAATGGTTATACCTTTGATATGGGGCCTAGCTGGTACTGGATGCCTGATATTATTGCTGATTTTTTTCATGATTTCGGTTATCAACCCGAAGATTTTTATAAGCTTGTAGCTCTTGATCCTCAATTTGAAATGATTTTTTCAGATGGAAATTTTGAAGTTCCAAAAAATTATGATGAGCTGCGCGTGATCTTCGAAGATATAGAAGCAGGAAGTGGCCAAAAACTGGATGAATTTATGGAAGCCGCTCGCTATAAATATGAGGTCGGGATGAAAGAGTTTGTCTATAAACCCTGTCACTCATGGTGGGAATTCTTTTCACCAAAGATTGCCAAGAGTGCCTTTAAGTTGGATTTATTATCTGACTTTAGGTCGTATGTCAAGAAATATTTTACTCATCCCAAACTGATTGCTTTAATGGAGTTTCCTGTCATATTTTTAGGGGCTTCACCGAAAAATATTCCGGCGCTTTATAGCTTGATGAATTATGGAGGGTACGCCTTGGGAACATGGTACCCAATGGGCGGGTTTTATGAAGTGATCAAAGCGATGCATACTGTCGCAGAAAATCAAGGTGTAAAATTTTATTTTAATCATCATGTGGAGCGGATCGATACGCAACATGATCAGGTAAGTACATTGCTGATCAATGGTGTTTCTATGGCATTTGATGCGGTTATCGCCTCATCAGATTACCATCATACCGAAACGCTGTTGGACGAAAAGTATCGCAATTATACCGCTAAGTATTGGGAAGATCGCACATTTGCACCATCGAGTTTAATTTATTATCTTGGATTTAGTGAACCAATACCCAATCTGAAACATCATACCCTGTTCTTTGAGCATGATCTGGATATTCATATCGATGCCATTTATAAGGAAAAAAAATGGCCGGATAATCCCTTGTTCTATAGTTGCTGTCCTTCTAAGACCGATCCTGATGTCGCGCCTGTAGGCCATGAAAATATTTTTCTATTGATGCCATTGGCCATTGGGATTGAGGATGATGAGGCTGTCAGAGAGCGTTATCTGGATCAAATGCTGGCACGATTGGCTAAGCATGTAGGGGTTGAAGATCTTAAATCCAAAATTGATTATAAGAGAAGTTACTGTGTAAGTGACTTTATCGCTGATTATCATGCTTATAAAGGAAATGCATATGGCCTGGCCAATACCTTGGGGCAGACTGCGGTTTGGAAACCGGCTATTAAGAATAAGAAACTAGCTAATTTATATTATACTGGTCAATTGACTGTTCCGGGACCAGGGGTTCCTCCGGCTATTATATCCGGAAAAATAGTTGCAAATGAAGTTCATAAACTTAACCTAAAGCACCATGAAGAAACTGTTTGA